A genomic window from Chitinophagales bacterium includes:
- the rplK gene encoding 50S ribosomal protein L11, producing MAKEIETYVKLQVKGGQANPAPPIGPALGAKGVNIMEFCKRFNAQTQDKIGKTLPVIITVFKDKSFEFIIKQTPVAVSLLEISKKDKGSSVPNRNKVGSVNWEQVKKIAEEKMSDLNCFEIESAMKMVAGTARSMGLTIEGQAPWSN from the coding sequence ATGGCAAAGGAAATAGAAACCTACGTTAAGCTTCAGGTGAAGGGTGGACAAGCTAATCCTGCTCCACCAATAGGACCCGCACTTGGTGCTAAAGGGGTAAACATTATGGAATTCTGTAAGCGGTTCAATGCCCAAACACAGGATAAAATTGGAAAAACTTTACCTGTTATCATTACTGTGTTTAAGGATAAATCTTTTGAATTTATAATTAAGCAAACTCCGGTTGCAGTTTCATTACTGGAAATATCCAAAAAGGATAAGGGCAGCTCCGTTCCTAACAGAAATAAGGTAGGCAGCGTGAATTGGGAACAGGTGAAAAAAATTGCTGAAGAGAAAATGAGTGACCTGAATTGTTTTGAAATTGAAAGTGCAATGAAAATGGTGGCGGGAACAGCACGCTCTATGGGATTAACAATTGAAGGACAAGCCCCCTGGTCCAATTAA
- the tuf gene encoding elongation factor Tu: MAKEKFERTKPHVNIGTIGHVDHGKTTLTSGITYVLSKQGLAEVKSYDSIDNAPEEKERGITINTAHVEYQTIKRHYAHVDCPGHADYIKNMVTGAAQMDGAILVVAATDGPMPQTREHILLARQVGVPKVVVFMNKVDLVDDPELLDLVEMEIRELLSFYQFDGDTAAVIRGSALLALNNDPAGMKSVQDLMDAVDKEIPVPVRAKDKPFLMPVEDVFSITGRGTVATGRIERGMIHTGDAVEIIGLQDQSLKSTVTGVEMFRKILDEGEAGDNVGLLLRGVEKDDIRRGMVVCAPGSITPHTEFKCEVYVLSKEEGGRHTPFFNNYRPQFYLRTTDVTGEVKLPDGVEMVMPGDNIAMTVKLIMPVAMEKGLRFAIREGGRTVGAGQVTEIVK; encoded by the coding sequence ATGGCTAAAGAAAAATTTGAACGTACCAAACCGCATGTAAATATTGGTACTATTGGTCACGTTGATCACGGTAAGACTACTTTGACATCTGGCATCACATATGTACTATCAAAACAGGGCCTCGCAGAGGTAAAATCATACGACTCTATTGACAATGCTCCGGAGGAGAAGGAGAGAGGTATTACCATTAATACAGCTCACGTAGAGTACCAAACCATCAAGCGTCACTATGCTCACGTCGATTGCCCTGGCCATGCTGATTATATTAAGAATATGGTAACAGGCGCGGCACAAATGGACGGAGCCATACTTGTGGTAGCTGCTACAGATGGTCCTATGCCTCAAACAAGGGAACATATTCTTCTTGCCCGACAGGTAGGTGTTCCTAAAGTAGTGGTATTCATGAATAAGGTGGATTTGGTTGATGATCCTGAATTGCTTGACCTTGTTGAAATGGAAATACGTGAATTATTAAGTTTCTATCAATTTGACGGAGATACTGCAGCCGTGATTCGGGGATCTGCTTTGTTAGCCTTAAATAACGATCCTGCTGGCATGAAATCAGTTCAGGATTTGATGGATGCTGTTGATAAGGAAATTCCTGTTCCGGTGCGGGCTAAGGATAAACCTTTCCTCATGCCTGTTGAAGACGTATTTTCCATAACTGGCCGGGGAACAGTAGCCACAGGCCGTATTGAGAGAGGAATGATCCATACGGGAGATGCAGTAGAAATCATTGGCTTACAGGATCAGTCCTTAAAATCTACGGTAACAGGAGTTGAAATGTTCCGTAAAATTCTGGATGAAGGGGAAGCTGGTGATAACGTAGGACTTTTACTTCGTGGCGTGGAAAAAGATGATATTCGCCGTGGTATGGTAGTTTGCGCGCCAGGTTCTATTACACCTCACACTGAATTTAAATGTGAAGTGTATGTTTTATCTAAGGAAGAAGGAGGACGTCATACACCTTTTTTTAATAATTATCGACCACAGTTTTATCTGCGTACAACTGACGTGACCGGTGAAGTAAAATTACCCGATGGAGTGGAAATGGTAATGCCGGGCGATAATATTGCTATGACCGTGAAGCTGATCATGCCGGTTGCAATGGAAAAGGGTTTACGCTTCGCTATTCGTGAAGGCGGACGTACTGTAGGAGCAGGACAGGTAACGGAAATTGTCAAGTAA
- the secE gene encoding preprotein translocase subunit SecE yields MERVKLFFNETYNELMNKVSWPSWEDLQSSTIVVTVAAMILALIVFCMDKASDLAMSTYYHLFQ; encoded by the coding sequence ATGGAAAGAGTAAAATTATTTTTTAATGAAACCTACAATGAGCTCATGAATAAAGTTTCGTGGCCATCATGGGAAGATTTACAAAGCAGCACTATCGTTGTAACGGTAGCTGCAATGATCCTTGCACTCATTGTATTTTGTATGGATAAGGCTTCTGACCTGGCAATGTCCACCTACTATCACTTATTCCAATAA
- a CDS encoding Ig-like domain-containing protein, producing MFNIKSFLNFNLTTIVVRVKLYIPVILFFIVFISCKKDTPVESGNTLQVSVIQAGITNLNLTSDSSNVNVPTDQPLTVSFNQAIDTASAASSISLSYGGNNIPLQFSFLNENKTISIMPSGNLINSTFYTLEIRETLKGANGGAFTGSTVSFTTVSGTLKILSIIVSGKNLFTSGRVTDVNRSFSAVVQFNHSIDPSSISPSTVSLFKAGQNAPLTFSFIDSNKTLIITSSSLLVHFDKYTLYFSNQLKGTDQFSFAGYSKEFYTSIDSTPKFPLLSDDDLLTKIQEQTFTYFWDFAHPVSGLARERENSGNLVTIGGSGFGVMAILVGINRNFITRQEGIDRLEKIVNFLTVADRFHGAFPHWMDGTTGKVIPFSPNDNGGDLVETAYLMQGLLTVRQFLDPFNTQENGLITKINALWNTVEWDWYTQGGQNVLYWHWSPDKGWILNVQIGGYDEALITYILAAASPTHTIDKAVYTNGWARNGGIINGRSYYGFTLPLGESYGGPLFFAHYSFLGFDPRNLKDQYADYWMQNVNHTQINRGYCIDNPLNYVGYSYQDWGLTASDDPDGYDAHSPTNDNGTISPTAAISSIPYTPQYSMDALKFFYYTLGDKLWGPYGFYDAFNSTDGWYGTSDLAIDEGPIIVMIENYRSAMLWDLFMSCPEVSVAIDKLDFTN from the coding sequence ATGTTTAACATAAAAAGTTTTTTGAATTTTAATCTAACAACAATAGTAGTGAGAGTGAAACTTTATATCCCTGTTATCCTGTTTTTTATCGTCTTTATTTCCTGTAAGAAAGATACCCCTGTAGAAAGTGGAAATACTCTTCAGGTTTCTGTTATTCAGGCAGGTATCACAAATTTAAATTTAACCTCAGATTCCTCTAATGTAAATGTTCCGACTGATCAACCTTTAACAGTCTCATTTAATCAAGCTATCGATACTGCTTCTGCTGCATCTTCAATATCCTTATCATACGGTGGAAACAACATTCCGCTACAATTTTCATTTTTGAATGAAAATAAAACGATCTCTATAATGCCCTCCGGCAATCTTATAAATAGTACATTCTATACACTTGAAATTAGGGAAACGCTTAAAGGTGCAAATGGCGGGGCTTTCACAGGCAGCACCGTTTCCTTTACCACTGTTTCCGGAACACTTAAAATTTTGTCCATAATCGTTTCTGGTAAGAACCTGTTTACCTCCGGCAGGGTTACTGATGTAAACCGCAGTTTTTCAGCAGTCGTACAATTTAATCACTCCATTGATCCTTCGTCCATCTCCCCATCTACTGTCTCTTTATTTAAAGCCGGGCAAAATGCTCCTTTAACCTTCTCTTTTATCGACAGTAATAAAACCTTAATTATTACTTCCTCTTCCCTTTTAGTTCATTTTGATAAATACACCTTATATTTTTCAAATCAGTTAAAAGGTACGGATCAATTTAGTTTTGCCGGATATTCAAAGGAATTTTATACCTCCATTGATTCAACACCTAAATTTCCTCTTTTAAGTGATGACGACCTGCTGACCAAAATTCAGGAACAAACATTTACCTATTTCTGGGATTTTGCTCACCCGGTAAGTGGTCTTGCACGGGAACGGGAAAACTCAGGTAACCTGGTAACCATTGGCGGTTCCGGATTTGGAGTGATGGCAATCCTTGTTGGTATAAATCGAAATTTTATTACCCGCCAGGAAGGCATCGACAGGCTTGAAAAAATCGTAAATTTTCTAACCGTTGCTGATCGTTTTCATGGAGCATTTCCACATTGGATGGATGGAACCACGGGTAAAGTGATTCCGTTCAGCCCAAACGACAATGGCGGTGATCTGGTGGAAACCGCCTACCTGATGCAGGGTTTGCTCACCGTCCGCCAATTCCTGGATCCGTTTAATACACAGGAAAACGGTTTAATAACAAAAATCAATGCTCTGTGGAATACCGTGGAATGGGATTGGTATACACAAGGTGGTCAGAATGTACTGTACTGGCATTGGTCACCGGATAAAGGCTGGATTTTAAATGTACAGATCGGAGGTTATGATGAAGCTTTGATAACTTATATCCTTGCGGCCGCTTCCCCCACACATACTATTGATAAAGCGGTGTACACAAATGGCTGGGCGCGAAATGGAGGAATAATTAATGGAAGAAGTTATTATGGCTTCACCTTACCGCTTGGAGAGTCATATGGCGGACCATTATTTTTTGCACATTACTCCTTCCTGGGTTTTGACCCCCGAAATCTGAAAGACCAGTATGCAGATTATTGGATGCAAAACGTGAATCACACCCAAATCAATCGTGGTTATTGTATCGATAATCCTCTTAATTATGTAGGATACAGTTATCAGGATTGGGGATTAACTGCGAGTGATGACCCAGATGGATATGATGCGCATTCACCTACCAATGATAACGGAACTATTTCACCCACTGCTGCAATTTCTTCCATTCCATACACACCTCAGTACTCAATGGATGCGCTTAAGTTCTTTTACTATACATTAGGTGATAAATTGTGGGGGCCATATGGCTTTTACGATGCGTTTAATTCAACGGATGGATGGTATGGAACCTCAGACCTGGCAATAGATGAAGGGCCAATTATAGTAATGATTGAAAATTACCGCTCAGCAATGTTATGGGACTTATTTATGAGTTGTCCGGAAGTATCCGTTGCAATAGATAAGCTGGATTTTACAAATTGA
- the nusG gene encoding transcription termination/antitermination factor NusG, translated as MTDEKKWFVMRVISGKERKIKEYIENEVNRSGWNEVITQVLVPMEKIYKIKNGKKVIKERTFYPGYILVEAEETKMNGDMFSAIKNISGVINFLGGQKPQPLRKSEVNRILGKVDEMAEVGETINEPFLIGETVKITDGPFNDFLGLVEEVNEEKKKLKVTVKIFGRKTPVELAYAQVEKQ; from the coding sequence ATGACCGATGAAAAGAAGTGGTTTGTGATGCGCGTCATTAGTGGCAAAGAGCGGAAGATTAAGGAATATATTGAAAATGAAGTAAATCGCAGTGGATGGAACGAAGTTATTACACAAGTGCTGGTTCCGATGGAAAAGATATATAAAATTAAGAATGGCAAAAAGGTAATTAAGGAACGTACATTCTATCCGGGCTATATATTAGTAGAAGCAGAAGAGACAAAAATGAATGGCGACATGTTTTCTGCAATTAAAAATATCTCCGGGGTTATCAATTTTTTAGGAGGGCAAAAGCCGCAGCCTCTTCGCAAATCTGAGGTGAACCGTATTCTTGGTAAGGTTGATGAAATGGCAGAAGTAGGGGAGACAATTAATGAACCTTTCTTAATAGGAGAAACCGTCAAGATTACAGATGGTCCTTTTAACGACTTTTTAGGATTAGTAGAGGAAGTGAATGAAGAAAAGAAAAAATTAAAAGTTACTGTCAAAATTTTTGGTAGAAAAACGCCGGTTGAACTGGCATATGCTCAGGTAGAAAAGCAATGA